Proteins encoded within one genomic window of Formosa agariphila KMM 3901:
- a CDS encoding TolC family protein → MKKQALVVWSLLVLPLFGLAQTESDSLSLQALVYKAMHKNTGLKNAQLEIEKSEKTKSQINNTFLPTLEADGKFAYTAGKFNIDTQSASLEFPGISLPTSIPALPVFTIPGFPVTIPAIDQTLDFDGNLWIAGITAKWTIFTGFKASNLSKAMTHKIEAQKHMFTQEEADLISEIAALYDKIALLAQTQNVLDIQSKRLEKENETATKALGLGLITKHEYQKIEIAQLNIASKILEFEGAKELLYLKLHQLTGVEIAELETIEVDIEIRLESETSNKSFLDRPELLALDESVLASEFKYKSEISGYLPKVQAFASHQYLGLTNGQAAGFGFNEISGYPLNMVGVGMKWEIFDGFHTRDERQKIKIEMQQTQNRKEEVTELLELNYRNCVSQYANLTAQTELKAKQMESSKESLEISYKEYKNGLVDVSDYLEAQSEYTTTTLEYYKTVCDQRNSALELLKATGSLQIEKL, encoded by the coding sequence ATGAAAAAACAAGCCTTGGTCGTTTGGAGTTTACTCGTATTGCCATTATTTGGCTTGGCACAAACGGAAAGCGATTCGTTGAGTTTACAAGCTCTAGTGTATAAAGCGATGCACAAAAACACGGGATTAAAAAATGCTCAGCTAGAAATCGAGAAAAGCGAGAAAACAAAATCTCAAATCAATAATACGTTTTTACCAACCTTAGAAGCCGATGGGAAATTTGCTTATACTGCAGGGAAATTTAATATCGATACCCAATCGGCAAGTCTAGAATTTCCTGGTATTTCACTTCCTACGAGTATTCCTGCGTTGCCCGTTTTTACTATTCCTGGTTTTCCGGTGACTATTCCCGCGATAGATCAAACTTTAGATTTTGATGGGAATTTGTGGATTGCTGGAATAACAGCTAAGTGGACCATATTCACGGGGTTTAAAGCAAGCAATTTGTCTAAGGCCATGACGCATAAAATTGAGGCACAAAAACACATGTTTACTCAAGAAGAAGCCGATTTAATTAGTGAAATTGCGGCGCTTTACGACAAAATAGCGCTTTTAGCACAGACCCAAAACGTGTTAGATATTCAATCGAAACGTTTAGAAAAAGAAAACGAAACGGCTACCAAAGCATTAGGATTGGGACTGATTACCAAACATGAATATCAGAAAATAGAGATTGCTCAATTAAATATTGCGTCTAAAATATTAGAATTTGAAGGCGCTAAAGAATTGTTGTATTTAAAACTGCATCAGTTAACGGGAGTAGAGATCGCAGAATTAGAAACTATTGAAGTGGATATTGAAATCCGTTTAGAAAGTGAAACTTCTAACAAAAGCTTTTTAGACCGCCCGGAATTATTAGCCTTAGACGAGTCTGTTCTTGCTAGCGAATTCAAATACAAATCTGAAATAAGTGGTTACCTTCCTAAAGTACAAGCTTTTGCTTCTCATCAATATTTAGGATTGACTAATGGACAAGCTGCAGGATTCGGATTTAATGAAATTAGCGGCTACCCATTAAATATGGTTGGTGTTGGTATGAAATGGGAAATTTTCGATGGATTTCATACCCGAGACGAACGTCAGAAAATAAAAATAGAGATGCAACAAACTCAGAACCGTAAAGAAGAGGTGACCGAATTATTAGAACTGAATTATAGAAATTGCGTCTCTCAATATGCAAATCTTACCGCCCAAACCGAACTGAAAGCAAAGCAAATGGAGTCGTCTAAAGAGTCTTTAGAAATCAGTTATAAAGAATATAAAAATGGTTTGGTCGATGTCTCAGATTATTTAGAGGCACAATCTGAATACACAACCACTACTTTAGAGTACTATAAAACGGTTTGCGACCAAAGAAATAGCGCATTAGAATTATTAAAAGCTACAGGTAGCTTACAAATTGAGAAACTTTAA
- a CDS encoding TetR/AcrR family transcriptional regulator: MQKEVTSSRKLKKAAKHSAILNAALGQITMYGFHDTSIKRIAASAQVSAGSIYNHFENKEEVIKELYLHIGNEINTLINATHNSNIPFEEDFFNIWKAILKFYINDPRKPEFVTQFTYSPYIISQADNQAEELLEPIQEIFTRAKEDGVIKNLSNAALIALSHSPITSIVRMANYGRLTITDTEIEAYAQACWDAIKL; the protein is encoded by the coding sequence ATGCAAAAGGAAGTAACATCATCAAGAAAGTTAAAAAAGGCAGCAAAGCATAGTGCCATTTTAAATGCTGCTCTCGGACAAATTACTATGTATGGTTTTCATGATACAAGTATTAAAAGGATTGCTGCATCTGCTCAAGTTTCGGCCGGAAGTATTTATAACCATTTTGAAAACAAAGAAGAAGTTATAAAAGAACTTTATTTACACATTGGTAACGAAATAAACACACTTATAAATGCCACGCATAACAGTAATATTCCCTTTGAAGAAGACTTTTTCAATATCTGGAAAGCGATATTAAAATTTTACATAAACGATCCGCGTAAGCCAGAATTTGTAACTCAGTTTACCTATTCTCCATATATTATTTCTCAAGCAGATAATCAGGCAGAGGAGTTGTTAGAGCCTATTCAAGAAATATTTACACGTGCTAAAGAAGATGGGGTTATAAAAAATCTTTCTAATGCCGCATTAATAGCACTGTCTCACAGTCCTATTACCTCCATAGTAAGAATGGCAAATTATGGCCGATTAACAATTACCGACACAGAAATTGAAGCGTATGCACAAGCCTGTTGGGATGCTATTAAATTATAA
- a CDS encoding rhodanese-like domain-containing protein, which translates to MKNAKNIDFFSSNFTNEISKLDKNKAIYVYCRSGARSKQSSKKLSALGFTEIYDLKNGFMGYN; encoded by the coding sequence ATAAAAAATGCAAAAAACATTGATTTCTTTTCTTCTAACTTCACGAATGAAATAAGTAAATTAGACAAGAATAAAGCGATTTATGTGTATTGCAGAAGCGGCGCGCGAAGCAAACAGAGCAGTAAAAAACTATCGGCTTTAGGTTTTACTGAGATTTACGATTTAAAAAACGGCTTTATGGGCT